The proteins below come from a single Cannabis sativa cultivar Pink pepper isolate KNU-18-1 chromosome 3, ASM2916894v1, whole genome shotgun sequence genomic window:
- the LOC133035493 gene encoding uncharacterized protein LOC133035493: MKSGHDTKTNGNLRTNPSTSILGEGDEGSATTSQKLNHSTSSSESSSEYCFQLTESETFPLVSFVSQTEDEDNDVTPIQTIVNTGHGNEHVSRSSCDSFRTNNTRSSIECFPKVAFKISASQLEDYAMALKNRSEEEMRANSRPGSKQLSYDSIGSPLKPESRNSSTTQFPPTQVMERPVGGDNNSPGYRIPDYVFARTKSTAPMEWSTASNESLFSIHMGNMSFNKDQMSWVSKSEELGKTGELTNNRPVQSAQNNSQATEAKAAEIMREVIRESAENWDKDGGASSPNKKSAKISHQQNEGTQSFAFPRLTGETASLKKGGGEEKQTPKSGVETPKSTSFMAGGAKGVFDQHSKWLSCFCCFRPFCC, encoded by the exons ATGAAATCTGGACATGATACTAAAACTAACGGGAACTTGAGAACAAATCCTTCCACCTCAATACTTGGAGAAGGAGATGAGGGTTCTGCTACAACATCCCAAAAGCTAAATCACTCCACTTCATCATCTGAATCGTCCTCTGAGTATTGCTTTCAACTCACTGAAAGTGAAACATTTCCCTTAGTCTCTTTTGTCTCCCAAACAGAAGATGAGGACAATGACGTAACACCAATTCAGACAATTGTAAACACAGGACATGGAAATGAACATGTGAGCAGAAGCAGTTGTGATTCTTTCAGGACTAATAACACTAGATCTTCTATTGAATGTTTCCCTAAAGTTGCATTCAAGATCTCTGCAAGCCAACTTGAAGATTATGCAATGGCGCTGAAAAATCGTAGTGAAGAAGAGATGCGAGCCAACTCTAGGCCTGGAAGTAAGCAATTGAGTTATGATTCAATAGGATCCCCTTTGAAGCCAGAGAGTAGAAATAGCTCAACAACACAGTTTCCTCCAACTCAAGTGATGGAGAGACCTGTTGGTGGTGATAACAACTCACCTGGTTATAGGATTCCAGACTATGTCTTTGCCAGGACAAAATCCACAGCTCCAATGGAGTGGAGTACTGCATCCAATGAATCCCTCTTCAGCATTCACATGGGGAACATGAGTTTTAATAAAGACCAAATGTCATGGGTAAGTAAATCAGAAGAGCTTGGGAAAACTGGTGAGTTAACCAATAACAGACCTGTTCAAAGTGCTCAAAACAATTCTCAAGCCACTGAAGCAAAAGCTGCTGAAATAATGAGAGAAGTCATAAGGGAAAGTGCAGAGAATTGGGATAAGGATGGTGGTGCATCTTCTCCTAACAAGAAATCAGCCAAGATCTCTCACCAACAAAATGAAGGCACCCAATCTTTTGCATTTCCAAG ATTGACAGGAGAAACTGCATCACTAAAGAAAggaggaggagaagaaaaacaaaCGCCAAAATCGGGGGTAGAGACACCTAAATCAACATCATTTATGGCAGGTGGGGCTAAAGGAGTTTTTGATCAGCATAGCAAATGGTTATCATGCTTCTGTTGTTTCCGACCATTTTGTTGTTGA